In Juglans microcarpa x Juglans regia isolate MS1-56 chromosome 4S, Jm3101_v1.0, whole genome shotgun sequence, a single window of DNA contains:
- the LOC121262575 gene encoding transcription factor IIIB 90 kDa subunit-like isoform X1: MVFITSCARHKPTVHYDNGCVCCEVCGKVLHQDVFTEEPTFVKGAGGESRVAGSYVRSIQSGYSESFRRTIDKGRDEIDRMVTAFNISGGDSIINPACSFYQFLQIAVERNFTRGRRTEQVAAACLYIACRVARDPKPFLLIDFSEFLGINVYVLGAVFLQLCQLLSLGEHPTIVKPVDPSLYIPRFAEKLLKERNMKVCGTALHIIASMKRDWIQTGRKPSGLCGAALYISALSHGYRFSKSDIVKIVHICEVTLTKRLMEFENTDSGSLTVEELIKNASEVKACELSEDRSLKSGEVLCEHKNSGKPHFAHGLCRSCYEDFVELSGGLHGGSEPPAFQRAERERIAMESANKQGDESSVFLKPWLGSENIEQLERSQKATKNEQLDLRENDSNSAAIEDQIEIDGVSDACQKSMDTSLVSDDESDGLSDIDDVEVSGYLNNEEEMRFKKIIWEEMNKEYLQEQAAAAAAKMESQASFQNSSGELRAAHELAAAAAAAVAKSRKERKRKQDMNANPAQTAAEAAHQMLIKKRLSSKINYDVLETLFAEKPSSDSNKKLKASNDDGNAKGQSNGVKEHDGDITDNYDELGQGYGNLEQEDVNGTYGNELHVDFENEEDVYGYNYDNGEEEY, encoded by the exons ATGGTTTTTATTACTAGCTGTGCTAGGCACAAGCCTACTGTACATTACGACAATGGCTGTGT ATGTTGTGAGGTCTGTGGAAAGGTTCTCCATCAAGATGTGTTCACCGAAGAACCTACTTTTGTCAAGGGTGCAGGAGGAGAG AGTCGAGTGGCAGGTTCCTATGTAAGATCCATTCAAAGTGGTTATTCAGAATCATTTAGGAGGACCATAGATAAAG ggaGAGATGAGATTGATCGTATGGTTACAGCCTTTAATATAAGTGGTGGCGACTCTATAATTAATCCCGCCTGTTCATTTTATCAG TTTTTGCAGATAGCAGTTGAACGGAATTTTACTAGGGGGCGTAGAACAGAGCAAGTTGCTGCTGCGTGCCTTTATATTGCATGTCG TGTAGCTAGAGATCCAAAGCCATTTCTTCTTATTGATTTTTCAGAGTTTCTAGGGATAAATGT TTATGTGCTAGGCGCTGTATTTTTGCAGCTTTGCCAACTTCTAAGCCTTGGAGAGCATCCTACTATTGTAAAACCTGTTGATCCTTCACTTTATATTCCTCGATTTGCAGAAA aATTATTAAAGGAAAGGAACATGAAGGTCTGTGGAACTGCATTACACATTATAGCAAGCATGAAAAGAGATTGGATTCAG ACAGGCAGAAAACCTAGTGGGCTGTGTGGTGCAGCATTATATATATCTGCCCTATCACATGGGTACAGATTTTCAAAGTCTGACATT GTAAAAATTGTACATATTTGTGAGGTAACGCTAACAAAACGATTGATGGAATTTGAGAATACAGATTCAGGGAGCTTAACG GTTGAGGAGTTGATTAAGAATGCTTCAGAGGTTAAGGCATGCGAGCTATCAGAGGATAGGTCCCTCAAGTCTGGGGAAGTGCTGTGTGAGCATAAAAATAGTGGGAAACCTCATTTTGCCCATGGACTTTGCAGAAGTTGTTACGAAGAT TTTGTTGAACTTTCTGGGGGACTGCATGGTGGGTCAGAACCTCCTGCATTTCAGCGGGCTGAAAGGGAGAGAATAGCCATGGAATCTGCTAATAAGCAGGGGGACGAATCAAGTGTTTTCTTAAAGCCTTGGCTAGGGTCAGAAAACATTGAACAG CTTGAAAGAAGCCAAAAGGCAACCAAGAATGAACAATTGGATTTGAGAGAGAATGATAGTAATT CTGCTGCCATTGAAGATCAGATTGAAATAGATGGTGTTTCTGATGCATGCCAGAAATCCATGGATACAAGTTTGGTCAGTGATGATGAATCAGATGGCCTTTCTGATATTGATGATGTTGAG GTGAGTGGCTACCTCAACAATGAGGAGGAGATGCGTTTTAAGAAGATTATCTGGGAGGAAATGAACAAAGAGTATCTTCAG GAACAAGCAGCAGCTGCTGCTGCTAAGATGGAAAGTCAGGCCAGCTTTCAGAACTCTTCTGGTGAATTGCGAGCTGCACATGAACTGGCTGCAGCAGCTGCGGCAGCTGTTGCAAAGTCAAGAAAG GAGCGGAAACGAAAACAAGATATGAATGCCAATCCTGCTCAAACTGCTGCAGAAGCAGCTCATCAAATGCTGATCAAGAAG AGACTCAGTTCGAAAATCAACTACGATGTATTGGAGACACTCTTTGCGGAAAAG CCATCTTCTGATTCGAATAAAAAACTCAAAGCATCAAATGATGATGGCAATGCCAAAGGGCAAAGTAATGGTGTGAAAGAGCATGACGGGGATATCACAGACAATTATGATGAACTGGGACAAGGGTATGGAAACTTGGAACAGGAAGATGTCAACGGAACATATGGCAATGAATTGCATGTGGACTTCGAAAATGAAGAGGATGTTTATGGTTATAACTACGATAATGGTGAAGAGGAATATTGA
- the LOC121262575 gene encoding transcription factor IIIB 60 kDa subunit-like isoform X2 produces MVFITSCARHKPTVHYDNGCVCCEVCGKVLHQDVFTEEPTFVKGAGGESRVAGSYVRSIQSGYSESFRRTIDKGRDEIDRMVTAFNISGGDSIINPACSFYQIAVERNFTRGRRTEQVAAACLYIACRVARDPKPFLLIDFSEFLGINVYVLGAVFLQLCQLLSLGEHPTIVKPVDPSLYIPRFAEKLLKERNMKVCGTALHIIASMKRDWIQTGRKPSGLCGAALYISALSHGYRFSKSDIVKIVHICEVTLTKRLMEFENTDSGSLTVEELIKNASEVKACELSEDRSLKSGEVLCEHKNSGKPHFAHGLCRSCYEDFVELSGGLHGGSEPPAFQRAERERIAMESANKQGDESSVFLKPWLGSENIEQLERSQKATKNEQLDLRENDSNSAAIEDQIEIDGVSDACQKSMDTSLVSDDESDGLSDIDDVEVSGYLNNEEEMRFKKIIWEEMNKEYLQEQAAAAAAKMESQASFQNSSGELRAAHELAAAAAAAVAKSRKERKRKQDMNANPAQTAAEAAHQMLIKKRLSSKINYDVLETLFAEKPSSDSNKKLKASNDDGNAKGQSNGVKEHDGDITDNYDELGQGYGNLEQEDVNGTYGNELHVDFENEEDVYGYNYDNGEEEY; encoded by the exons ATGGTTTTTATTACTAGCTGTGCTAGGCACAAGCCTACTGTACATTACGACAATGGCTGTGT ATGTTGTGAGGTCTGTGGAAAGGTTCTCCATCAAGATGTGTTCACCGAAGAACCTACTTTTGTCAAGGGTGCAGGAGGAGAG AGTCGAGTGGCAGGTTCCTATGTAAGATCCATTCAAAGTGGTTATTCAGAATCATTTAGGAGGACCATAGATAAAG ggaGAGATGAGATTGATCGTATGGTTACAGCCTTTAATATAAGTGGTGGCGACTCTATAATTAATCCCGCCTGTTCATTTTATCAG ATAGCAGTTGAACGGAATTTTACTAGGGGGCGTAGAACAGAGCAAGTTGCTGCTGCGTGCCTTTATATTGCATGTCG TGTAGCTAGAGATCCAAAGCCATTTCTTCTTATTGATTTTTCAGAGTTTCTAGGGATAAATGT TTATGTGCTAGGCGCTGTATTTTTGCAGCTTTGCCAACTTCTAAGCCTTGGAGAGCATCCTACTATTGTAAAACCTGTTGATCCTTCACTTTATATTCCTCGATTTGCAGAAA aATTATTAAAGGAAAGGAACATGAAGGTCTGTGGAACTGCATTACACATTATAGCAAGCATGAAAAGAGATTGGATTCAG ACAGGCAGAAAACCTAGTGGGCTGTGTGGTGCAGCATTATATATATCTGCCCTATCACATGGGTACAGATTTTCAAAGTCTGACATT GTAAAAATTGTACATATTTGTGAGGTAACGCTAACAAAACGATTGATGGAATTTGAGAATACAGATTCAGGGAGCTTAACG GTTGAGGAGTTGATTAAGAATGCTTCAGAGGTTAAGGCATGCGAGCTATCAGAGGATAGGTCCCTCAAGTCTGGGGAAGTGCTGTGTGAGCATAAAAATAGTGGGAAACCTCATTTTGCCCATGGACTTTGCAGAAGTTGTTACGAAGAT TTTGTTGAACTTTCTGGGGGACTGCATGGTGGGTCAGAACCTCCTGCATTTCAGCGGGCTGAAAGGGAGAGAATAGCCATGGAATCTGCTAATAAGCAGGGGGACGAATCAAGTGTTTTCTTAAAGCCTTGGCTAGGGTCAGAAAACATTGAACAG CTTGAAAGAAGCCAAAAGGCAACCAAGAATGAACAATTGGATTTGAGAGAGAATGATAGTAATT CTGCTGCCATTGAAGATCAGATTGAAATAGATGGTGTTTCTGATGCATGCCAGAAATCCATGGATACAAGTTTGGTCAGTGATGATGAATCAGATGGCCTTTCTGATATTGATGATGTTGAG GTGAGTGGCTACCTCAACAATGAGGAGGAGATGCGTTTTAAGAAGATTATCTGGGAGGAAATGAACAAAGAGTATCTTCAG GAACAAGCAGCAGCTGCTGCTGCTAAGATGGAAAGTCAGGCCAGCTTTCAGAACTCTTCTGGTGAATTGCGAGCTGCACATGAACTGGCTGCAGCAGCTGCGGCAGCTGTTGCAAAGTCAAGAAAG GAGCGGAAACGAAAACAAGATATGAATGCCAATCCTGCTCAAACTGCTGCAGAAGCAGCTCATCAAATGCTGATCAAGAAG AGACTCAGTTCGAAAATCAACTACGATGTATTGGAGACACTCTTTGCGGAAAAG CCATCTTCTGATTCGAATAAAAAACTCAAAGCATCAAATGATGATGGCAATGCCAAAGGGCAAAGTAATGGTGTGAAAGAGCATGACGGGGATATCACAGACAATTATGATGAACTGGGACAAGGGTATGGAAACTTGGAACAGGAAGATGTCAACGGAACATATGGCAATGAATTGCATGTGGACTTCGAAAATGAAGAGGATGTTTATGGTTATAACTACGATAATGGTGAAGAGGAATATTGA